The following are from one region of the Sandaracinus amylolyticus genome:
- a CDS encoding serine/threonine-protein kinase: MRRSHEGSGTLPERPRTGEIVDGYEIVGLVAGGGMGEVLLVRRRRAGGFEKHLAMKVMHPHHAIDPAMVAMFLDEARIASQVAHANVVEVIDTGIHRGLPWLVMELIDGRSLAEVAAERPPAAFLAHVLARAALGLHAAHEAKDPSGAPLGIVHRDVSPQNVLVALDGRVKVVDFGIAAARGRLAHTATGELKGRSAISRPSCC; this comes from the coding sequence GTGAGGCGTTCGCACGAGGGATCCGGGACGTTGCCCGAGCGGCCGCGCACCGGGGAGATCGTCGACGGCTACGAGATCGTCGGCCTCGTCGCGGGCGGCGGCATGGGCGAGGTGCTGCTGGTGCGCCGGCGTCGCGCGGGCGGCTTCGAGAAGCACCTCGCGATGAAGGTGATGCACCCGCATCACGCGATCGATCCCGCGATGGTCGCGATGTTCCTCGACGAGGCGCGCATCGCGTCGCAGGTCGCTCACGCGAACGTCGTCGAGGTGATCGACACCGGGATCCATCGCGGCCTGCCCTGGCTCGTGATGGAGCTGATCGACGGACGCTCGCTCGCGGAGGTCGCAGCGGAGCGACCACCGGCCGCGTTCCTCGCGCACGTGCTGGCGCGCGCCGCGCTCGGCTTGCATGCCGCGCACGAGGCCAAGGACCCATCGGGCGCGCCGCTCGGGATCGTGCATCGCGACGTGAGCCCGCAGAACGTGCTCGTCGCGCTCGATGGTCGGGTGAAGGTCGTCGACTTCGGCATCGCCGCGGCGCGCGGCCGGCTCGCGCACACCGCGACCGGCGAGCTCAAGGGAAGATCGGCTATCTCGCGCCCGAGCTGCTGCTGA
- a CDS encoding FG-GAP repeat protein, with product MCDTMRSALTCAREVLVHTGPTRFLVSLAALLAISCAPQQRVDQSALSDFARYGRSIAISDRTAVVGAYQENGAQGSVYVLTRVGEGHAWSNSGRIVSPSPADEQFGDDVAIDGSTVVVGAPLDHQPGAVRAGSVYVFTPSDGAWSSVAQLASPGTHQAWEAFGGAVAIDGDTIVVGAVDRDAGAVVDAGAAYVFTRSGGTWSFTQTLTAPSPVASDEMGSAVAIAGDTIAVSALRRNVGRTLDAGAVFVYQRSGSSWSLAQTLTASDAAASDLFGTAVALTVDAETGARRLVVGAESADAPGITNAGAAYVFDAPSIGAFAQTAKLVAGDPVVNAIFGTDVALSSDRIVIGASGASKSAGAAYVFAETADGWSQIARLDRTPSDASAFLGTSVAITGRHALIGATGEEVGATTGTDSGAVHAFREDEGGVWAHGHALHAAHNPSATTYYGSAIALAGGTAVAASPLRADALELDADGLSLTMPLPPPASSQLWGVGTDGASIAVFARRMIDVDEIVGTVQVFGPSASGWTLEASIEPDLTSPAGPLESANAGYVDIDGDTIAIGAPRWNGGDGRVFVWTRSGGVWSQLQAPIGSAEELTNFDMNFGRVVELDGDTLMIAEVPSSGLGSSLRNGKVHVYVRAGDGPYVLQQTLTEAVPAVLDGFGSSAALGGDLLAVLTRTTSTVHVYRRTAGVWSEIWSLVIDGGISSSSRQMIDIDGDLLTIGVPGMQIASIAGAGEVRVFRRAEDDTYALEDVLRAFDPAVNRGFGTVVQIDGDRVIAATADGDGGVYSFPL from the coding sequence GTGTGCGACACGATGCGCAGCGCGCTCACCTGCGCGCGGGAGGTGCTCGTGCACACAGGCCCGACTCGATTCCTCGTTTCGCTCGCGGCGCTCCTCGCGATCTCGTGCGCTCCACAACAGCGCGTCGATCAGAGCGCGCTCTCCGACTTCGCGCGCTACGGGCGCAGCATCGCGATCTCCGATCGCACCGCGGTCGTGGGCGCGTACCAGGAGAACGGCGCGCAGGGCTCGGTCTACGTGCTCACGCGCGTCGGAGAGGGCCACGCGTGGTCGAATTCGGGGCGCATCGTGTCGCCGAGTCCTGCCGACGAGCAGTTCGGCGACGACGTCGCGATCGACGGCTCGACGGTCGTCGTCGGCGCGCCGCTCGATCACCAGCCGGGCGCCGTCCGCGCGGGCAGCGTCTACGTGTTCACGCCCAGCGACGGAGCGTGGAGCTCGGTCGCGCAGCTCGCCTCGCCCGGGACGCACCAGGCGTGGGAGGCGTTCGGCGGCGCGGTCGCGATCGATGGCGACACGATCGTGGTCGGCGCGGTCGATCGTGACGCGGGCGCGGTCGTCGACGCGGGCGCGGCGTACGTGTTCACGCGCAGCGGCGGGACGTGGTCGTTCACGCAGACGCTCACGGCGCCCTCGCCGGTCGCGTCGGACGAGATGGGATCGGCGGTCGCGATCGCGGGCGACACGATCGCGGTCTCCGCACTGCGCCGCAACGTCGGCCGCACCCTCGACGCGGGCGCGGTGTTCGTCTACCAGCGCAGCGGCTCGAGCTGGTCGCTCGCCCAGACGCTCACCGCGAGCGACGCCGCGGCCAGCGATCTCTTCGGCACCGCCGTGGCGCTCACGGTCGACGCGGAGACCGGCGCGCGCCGGCTCGTGGTCGGCGCCGAGTCCGCCGATGCGCCGGGCATCACGAACGCGGGCGCGGCCTACGTGTTCGACGCGCCCTCGATCGGCGCGTTCGCGCAGACGGCGAAGCTGGTCGCGGGCGATCCCGTGGTGAACGCGATCTTCGGCACCGACGTCGCGCTCTCGAGCGATCGCATCGTGATCGGCGCGTCGGGCGCGTCGAAGTCGGCGGGCGCGGCCTACGTGTTCGCCGAGACCGCGGACGGCTGGTCGCAGATCGCGCGCCTCGATCGCACCCCGAGCGATGCGAGCGCGTTCCTCGGGACCTCGGTGGCGATCACCGGGCGACACGCGCTGATCGGCGCGACCGGCGAAGAGGTCGGCGCGACGACGGGCACCGACAGCGGCGCGGTGCACGCATTCCGCGAGGACGAGGGCGGCGTGTGGGCCCACGGGCATGCGCTGCACGCGGCGCACAACCCGAGCGCGACGACCTACTACGGCAGCGCGATCGCGCTCGCGGGCGGAACCGCGGTCGCGGCGAGCCCGCTGCGCGCCGATGCGCTCGAGCTCGACGCCGACGGGCTCTCGCTGACGATGCCGCTGCCGCCGCCCGCGAGCTCGCAGCTGTGGGGCGTCGGCACCGACGGCGCGTCGATCGCGGTCTTCGCGCGCCGGATGATCGACGTCGACGAGATCGTCGGCACCGTGCAGGTCTTCGGTCCGAGCGCGAGCGGCTGGACGCTCGAGGCCTCGATCGAGCCGGATCTCACGTCGCCCGCAGGACCGCTCGAGTCTGCGAACGCCGGCTACGTCGACATCGACGGCGACACGATCGCGATCGGCGCGCCGCGCTGGAACGGCGGCGACGGTCGGGTCTTCGTGTGGACGCGCAGCGGCGGGGTGTGGTCGCAGCTCCAGGCCCCGATCGGGTCGGCCGAGGAGCTCACGAACTTCGACATGAACTTCGGTCGCGTGGTCGAGCTCGACGGCGACACGCTGATGATCGCGGAGGTGCCCTCGTCGGGCCTCGGCAGCTCGCTGCGCAACGGCAAGGTGCACGTCTACGTGCGCGCCGGCGACGGCCCCTACGTGCTGCAGCAGACGCTCACCGAGGCGGTGCCCGCGGTGCTCGACGGGTTCGGCTCGTCGGCGGCGCTCGGCGGCGATCTGCTCGCGGTGCTCACGCGCACGACGTCGACGGTGCACGTGTATCGCCGCACCGCGGGCGTGTGGAGCGAGATCTGGAGCCTGGTGATCGACGGTGGGATCTCGAGCTCGTCGCGCCAGATGATCGACATCGACGGGGATCTCTTGACGATCGGCGTACCGGGGATGCAGATCGCGTCGATCGCGGGCGCCGGTGAGGTGCGGGTCTTCCGGCGCGCCGAGGACGACACCTACGCGCTCGAGGACGTGCTGCGCGCGTTCGATCCCGCGGTGAACCGCGGGTTCGGAACGGTCGTGCAGATCGACGGAGACCGCGTGATCGCCGCGACCGCCGACGGCGATGGCGGCGTCTACTCGTTCCCGCTCTGA
- a CDS encoding DUF4272 domain-containing protein — protein MDTESENQPPSADRVLRRARVLAAIAHRGLIEQDRDRDRARGVLAQIRRWIGNEGLHGELEPEERARIESDVGALGAEATVAAVWRFEGAAVLGWALGLMQLPPHDRVNDVGAVSTALAVGGSLPEALRAPTLRSARSIDRMRERLFAIHWRVVEQRLRPGTIDLVAFARTAWFGPLEVDSSMLVDGDLGIDGAPIARASADALRRVTAIARERHQAINWLNGDDPIYSEVDVST, from the coding sequence ATGGACACGGAGTCGGAGAATCAACCGCCGAGCGCGGACCGCGTGCTGCGTCGCGCCCGCGTGCTCGCCGCCATCGCGCATCGTGGTCTGATCGAGCAGGACCGCGATCGCGATCGCGCGCGCGGTGTGCTCGCGCAGATCCGCCGCTGGATCGGGAACGAAGGGCTGCACGGCGAGCTCGAGCCCGAGGAGCGCGCCCGCATCGAGTCGGACGTGGGCGCGCTCGGCGCGGAGGCGACCGTCGCGGCGGTGTGGCGCTTCGAGGGCGCGGCGGTGCTCGGGTGGGCGCTCGGGCTGATGCAGCTGCCGCCGCACGATCGCGTGAACGACGTGGGCGCGGTCTCCACCGCGCTCGCGGTCGGCGGCTCGCTCCCCGAGGCGCTGCGCGCGCCGACGCTGCGCAGCGCGCGCTCGATCGATCGGATGCGCGAGCGGCTCTTCGCGATCCACTGGCGCGTGGTCGAGCAGCGGCTGCGTCCCGGCACGATCGATCTCGTCGCGTTCGCGCGCACCGCGTGGTTCGGGCCGCTCGAGGTCGACTCGTCGATGCTGGTCGACGGCGATCTCGGGATCGACGGCGCGCCGATCGCGCGCGCGAGCGCCGATGCGCTGCGGCGCGTGACCGCGATCGCGCGGGAGCGACACCAGGCGATCAACTGGCTGAACGGCGACGATCCCATCTACTCGGAGGTCGACGTCTCGACCTGA
- the thiC gene encoding phosphomethylpyrimidine synthase ThiC: MSISKWTLPLRGAHNPSSRAEGTTPGSFANASNVGGPLAFSSPDTPGMPAPSAKTAWDFLPDGWSRDATTGFAIAPAGFVPITQLEHARLGIVTPEMERVAAREGHLTPEQVRDEVAAGRMIIPANRTHLSYALDAMAIGRATKTKINANLGASPVSSGTDEEVEKMRWSVRWGADTVMDLSTGGDLDACREAIIRASSVPIGTVPIYSMIIGRKIEELTLDVILETIEKQARQGVDYFTIHAGVRRAHLPFVQKRLIGIVSRGGSLLAKWMLVHGKENPMYEHFEAICDVMRQHDVSFSLGDGLRPGGLSDASDAAQLAELETLGELTERAWRKGVQVMVEGPGHVPFDQIEFNMKLQRTLCHGAPFYVLGPLVTDVFPGYDHITSCIGATAAAYHGASMLCYVTPKEHVGLPKKDDVKQGCIAYKIAAHSADVALGIPGARDWDDALTKARAALNWEQHFALAFDGEYARALHDEDLDVDTDFCAMCGHDWCSVRISKEIVEFASGKAEGFEREKVMKSAALTEEQKRVLEQRGVLSPNEIHKLASKTRKAVDAEVGKGLCHSDFVEPDIAQRIQKDRLVQIRVKDEATAED, encoded by the coding sequence ATGTCGATCAGCAAGTGGACGCTGCCGCTGCGTGGCGCGCACAACCCGTCGTCGCGCGCGGAGGGCACCACGCCGGGCTCGTTCGCGAACGCGTCGAACGTCGGTGGGCCGCTCGCGTTCAGCTCGCCCGACACGCCGGGGATGCCCGCGCCCAGCGCGAAGACGGCGTGGGACTTCCTGCCCGACGGCTGGTCGCGCGACGCGACGACCGGGTTCGCGATCGCGCCCGCGGGCTTCGTCCCGATCACGCAGCTCGAGCACGCGCGCCTCGGCATCGTCACGCCCGAGATGGAGCGCGTCGCGGCGCGCGAGGGTCACCTCACGCCGGAGCAGGTGCGCGACGAGGTCGCCGCGGGCCGCATGATCATCCCCGCGAACCGCACCCACCTCTCGTATGCGCTCGACGCGATGGCGATCGGCCGCGCGACGAAGACGAAGATCAACGCGAACCTCGGCGCGTCGCCGGTCTCGAGCGGCACCGACGAAGAGGTCGAGAAGATGCGGTGGTCGGTGCGCTGGGGCGCCGACACCGTCATGGATCTCTCGACCGGCGGCGATCTCGACGCGTGCCGCGAGGCGATCATCCGGGCGAGCTCGGTGCCGATCGGCACCGTGCCGATCTACTCGATGATCATCGGGCGCAAGATCGAGGAGCTCACGCTCGACGTGATCCTCGAGACGATCGAGAAGCAGGCGCGTCAGGGCGTCGACTACTTCACGATCCACGCGGGCGTGCGGCGCGCGCACCTGCCCTTCGTGCAGAAGCGCCTGATCGGGATCGTGTCGCGCGGCGGCTCGCTGCTCGCGAAGTGGATGCTCGTGCACGGGAAGGAGAACCCGATGTACGAGCACTTCGAGGCGATCTGCGACGTGATGCGCCAGCACGACGTGAGCTTCTCGCTCGGCGACGGGCTGCGTCCCGGTGGCCTGAGCGACGCGAGCGATGCAGCGCAGCTCGCGGAGCTCGAGACGCTCGGCGAGCTCACCGAGCGCGCGTGGCGCAAGGGCGTGCAGGTGATGGTCGAAGGGCCGGGGCACGTCCCCTTCGATCAGATCGAGTTCAACATGAAGCTGCAGCGCACGCTCTGTCACGGCGCGCCCTTCTACGTGCTCGGGCCGCTCGTGACCGACGTGTTCCCCGGCTACGACCACATCACGAGCTGCATCGGCGCGACCGCGGCCGCCTATCACGGCGCGTCGATGCTCTGCTACGTGACGCCGAAGGAGCACGTCGGGCTGCCCAAGAAGGACGACGTCAAGCAGGGCTGCATCGCGTACAAGATCGCGGCGCACTCGGCGGACGTCGCGCTCGGCATCCCGGGCGCGCGCGACTGGGACGACGCGCTGACGAAGGCGCGCGCGGCGCTCAACTGGGAGCAGCACTTCGCGCTCGCGTTCGACGGCGAGTACGCGCGCGCGCTGCACGACGAGGACCTCGACGTCGACACCGACTTCTGCGCGATGTGCGGCCACGACTGGTGCAGCGTGCGCATCAGCAAGGAGATCGTGGAGTTCGCGAGCGGCAAGGCCGAGGGCTTCGAGCGCGAGAAGGTGATGAAGAGCGCGGCCCTCACCGAGGAGCAGAAGCGCGTGCTCGAGCAGCGCGGCGTGCTCTCGCCGAACGAGATCCACAAGCTCGCGAGCAAGACGCGCAAGGCGGTCGACGCCGAGGTCGGGAAGGGCCTCTGCCACTCGGACTTCGTCGAGCCCGACATCGCGCAGCGCATCCAGAAGGACCGCCTGGTGCAGATCCGGGTGAAGGACGAGGCGACCGCCGAGGACTGA
- a CDS encoding serine/threonine-protein kinase translates to MSTGRDTPRALGRPERVGPYVLRAVIGVGGSAVVHAAIDERDGRPVALKIASRSADWRAGWFRREASLAARLRHPHVVRLVAAGTLDDERPYLVLEHVDGPNLEAIADTLDRDAIVEIGSQLLDALTYAHDVGVVHCDLKPSNVLVASRGPVVVKLTDFGLASARRPLVTEWLGSRVVAGTAGYLSPEQARGAMRVGPRSDLYSLGALLYRLVTGHAPHDAETLWAVLVRTRSVDVGAPVPRAGLAIEEGLLEVIARLLSREAELRYASAAHARDAWERAARGARPSFAASRATTRRDPREAVATEAFAVPQPTMRLDHSTTWKAVGGSEVRAREPGSGLIVGRAREVASVVGALRDHDVTIEGARGIGRTRVLTAACDALADEGALVVRVSAPRGSASTALGTLAGLALRAASPAFDRDAFDAAERVASALDDAGIAPGDPGRDALVGALLALPLPVATTTLRLSAYRAFDALIARAAAARRSDRVVLAIDDADAMDADSRDVLERLLAREDGRVRAVVTATSALVLSRETRTITLAPLEEADVRALLEAHGVDAPGLAALAEGAPATAIVLAAAWRRPAGASFVDRDAALRALRDALPESERGLISAAAIFDGDAPFDALPDVATALGASGVASHAADRTVRLAREGLLVSVPRPAALLEVAVRIGSEHLRRVLLDALDPDTLARAHASAARWLARESHDDGHGSIARLAAHAEHGGARALAAYAWEEAGRTAAPVDAPLAASLLERALERAATWPEAAESVDVPAVLALLAEVITDAGDAPRAEALAIRALEVAQPSRVVLRARMHGLRARALVDRRALEPALAAIEEGLALLGPEGDPQELASLLAHQGWIVGYLQGENARGIALGRRALEVAARIDAPAFRASLCGRLGANLLRDGDWDGQLAINQEDLALSTQARDPRGTIRAHVNLGVCFTNRGDLPLARAHTEEALALSRTYGWLAPAQIAHNNLAMIALDEGRDDEARVHAREVLALHARLGLARGIGETWITLARLALREGAIDEAERAIAQARAIADAAEDEVAARVAARARLAAGDVEGARAELEPRLTIAAHDPYERATTQLVWAAVLRASGNASEGLRVEAEADAVLARLGADRALERARWVG, encoded by the coding sequence GTGAGCACGGGACGCGACACGCCGCGGGCCCTCGGTCGGCCCGAGCGCGTCGGGCCGTACGTGCTGCGCGCGGTGATCGGCGTCGGCGGCAGCGCGGTCGTGCACGCCGCGATCGACGAGCGTGACGGACGACCGGTCGCGCTGAAGATCGCGAGCCGCAGCGCGGACTGGCGCGCCGGTTGGTTCCGTCGCGAGGCCTCGCTCGCCGCGCGGCTGCGCCATCCGCACGTCGTGCGCCTCGTCGCCGCGGGCACGCTCGACGACGAGCGCCCCTACCTCGTGCTCGAGCACGTCGACGGGCCGAACCTCGAGGCGATCGCCGACACGCTCGATCGCGATGCGATCGTGGAGATCGGCTCGCAGCTCCTCGACGCGCTCACGTACGCGCACGACGTCGGGGTCGTGCACTGCGACCTGAAGCCCTCCAACGTGCTCGTCGCGTCACGCGGGCCCGTCGTCGTGAAGCTCACCGACTTCGGGCTCGCGAGCGCGCGCCGTCCGCTGGTGACCGAGTGGCTCGGCTCGCGCGTGGTCGCGGGCACCGCGGGATACCTCAGTCCCGAGCAAGCGCGCGGTGCGATGCGCGTGGGCCCGCGCTCGGATCTCTACTCGCTCGGCGCGCTCCTCTACCGGCTGGTCACCGGGCACGCGCCGCACGACGCGGAGACGCTGTGGGCCGTGCTCGTGCGGACGCGGAGCGTCGACGTGGGCGCACCGGTGCCGCGCGCGGGACTGGCGATCGAGGAAGGCCTGCTCGAGGTGATCGCGCGGCTGCTCTCGCGCGAGGCCGAGCTGCGCTACGCGTCGGCGGCGCACGCGCGCGATGCATGGGAGCGCGCGGCGCGTGGTGCACGTCCTTCGTTCGCCGCGTCCCGCGCGACGACACGGCGCGATCCACGCGAGGCCGTCGCGACCGAGGCCTTCGCGGTGCCGCAGCCGACGATGCGCCTCGACCACAGCACGACGTGGAAGGCGGTGGGCGGCTCCGAGGTGCGTGCGCGCGAGCCGGGCTCGGGGCTGATCGTCGGTCGAGCGCGCGAAGTGGCGAGCGTGGTCGGTGCGCTCCGCGATCACGACGTGACGATCGAGGGCGCGCGCGGCATCGGTCGCACCCGGGTGCTCACCGCGGCGTGCGACGCGCTCGCCGACGAGGGCGCGCTCGTGGTGCGGGTGTCGGCGCCGCGCGGGAGCGCGAGCACCGCGCTCGGAACGCTCGCCGGTCTCGCGCTGCGCGCAGCGTCCCCGGCGTTCGATCGCGATGCGTTCGACGCGGCGGAGCGCGTCGCGAGCGCGCTCGACGACGCGGGGATCGCGCCGGGAGATCCGGGGCGCGACGCGCTGGTGGGCGCGCTGCTCGCGCTTCCGCTGCCGGTCGCGACCACGACCCTGCGGCTGTCGGCGTACCGCGCGTTCGACGCGCTGATCGCGCGCGCGGCGGCCGCACGACGGAGCGATCGCGTGGTGCTCGCGATCGACGATGCCGACGCGATGGACGCGGACTCGCGCGACGTGCTCGAGCGACTGCTCGCGCGCGAAGACGGACGGGTGCGCGCCGTGGTCACCGCGACGAGCGCGCTCGTGCTCTCGCGGGAGACGCGGACGATCACGCTGGCCCCGCTGGAAGAAGCCGACGTGCGCGCGCTGCTCGAGGCCCACGGTGTCGACGCGCCCGGGCTCGCTGCGCTCGCGGAAGGAGCGCCGGCGACCGCCATCGTGCTCGCCGCCGCATGGCGTCGCCCCGCGGGCGCATCGTTCGTCGATCGCGACGCCGCGCTGCGCGCGCTGCGCGACGCGCTGCCGGAGAGCGAGCGTGGACTGATCTCCGCCGCCGCGATCTTCGACGGCGATGCGCCCTTCGATGCGCTCCCCGACGTCGCGACCGCGCTCGGCGCGTCGGGCGTCGCGAGCCACGCAGCGGATCGCACGGTGCGGCTCGCGCGCGAAGGCCTCCTGGTCTCGGTGCCGCGTCCTGCGGCGCTGCTCGAGGTCGCGGTGCGCATCGGGTCCGAGCACTTGCGGCGCGTGCTCCTCGACGCGCTCGATCCCGACACGCTCGCCCGGGCCCACGCGAGCGCCGCGCGATGGCTCGCGCGCGAGTCGCACGACGACGGGCACGGATCGATCGCACGGCTCGCGGCCCACGCCGAGCACGGCGGCGCGCGCGCCCTCGCGGCCTACGCCTGGGAAGAAGCAGGACGCACTGCCGCGCCGGTCGACGCACCGCTCGCTGCATCGCTGCTCGAGCGCGCGCTCGAGCGCGCCGCGACGTGGCCCGAGGCGGCCGAGTCGGTCGACGTGCCGGCAGTGCTCGCGCTGCTCGCCGAGGTGATCACCGACGCCGGCGACGCACCACGCGCCGAGGCCCTCGCGATCCGCGCGCTCGAGGTCGCGCAGCCCTCGCGCGTCGTGCTCCGCGCGCGCATGCACGGGCTCCGCGCGCGCGCCCTCGTCGATCGTCGCGCCCTCGAGCCCGCGCTCGCCGCGATCGAGGAAGGCCTCGCGCTCCTCGGCCCCGAGGGCGATCCCCAGGAGCTCGCGAGCCTGCTCGCGCACCAGGGCTGGATCGTCGGCTATCTCCAGGGCGAGAACGCGCGCGGCATCGCGCTCGGGCGTCGCGCGCTCGAGGTCGCGGCGCGCATCGACGCGCCCGCGTTCCGTGCCTCGCTCTGCGGCAGGCTCGGCGCGAACCTCCTGCGCGACGGCGACTGGGACGGACAGCTCGCCATCAACCAGGAGGACCTCGCGCTCTCGACCCAGGCGCGCGATCCGCGGGGGACGATCCGCGCCCACGTGAACCTCGGCGTGTGCTTCACGAACCGCGGCGATCTCCCGCTCGCACGCGCGCACACCGAAGAAGCGCTCGCGCTCTCGCGCACCTACGGATGGCTCGCGCCCGCGCAGATCGCCCACAACAACCTCGCGATGATCGCGCTCGACGAGGGGCGCGACGACGAAGCGCGCGTCCACGCGCGCGAGGTGCTCGCGCTGCACGCGCGCCTCGGGCTGGCCCGCGGGATCGGCGAGACGTGGATCACGCTGGCGCGCCTCGCGCTGCGCGAGGGCGCGATCGACGAGGCCGAGCGCGCGATCGCGCAGGCCCGCGCGATCGCCGACGCAGCCGAGGACGAGGTCGCAGCGCGGGTCGCCGCCCGAGCGCGCCTCGCGGCGGGCGACGTCGAGGGCGCGCGCGCCGAGCTCGAGCCACGGCTCACGATCGCCGCGCACGATCCCTACGAGCGCGCGACCACCCAGCTCGTGTGGGCGGCCGTGCTCCGCGCGTCGGGGAATGCGAGCGAGGGGCTGCGCGTCGAGGCGGAGGCCGACGCGGTCCTCGCGCGGCTCGGCGCCGATCGGGCGCTCGAGCGAGCGCGCTGGGTGGGCTGA
- a CDS encoding pectinacetylesterase family protein: MRSVLALALLSSLAGCGDDSDAPPLPRAEDLPLGEWTEIAPGGDTICSRGEPYSFFVRPGAVDRVIVDFIGGGACWDEFTCSVADAIFSDSVDEIRDAVQNAEPAGLYDHENADNPFADYWHVVIPYCTGDIHWGNATTTYGEGESAVTIHHRGAVNARAVLDWVYDSFESPERILVTGCSAGSYGSVMWSAHIMRHYEGVPILQFGDSGAGIITDEFFRNSFPSWNALEVFPSWIPALDPEQHDIFAMALPDLYSGIANAYPTQHMSQYNTALDDNQTFYFRAMGGSGVEEWSERMQMSVAEIEDRATNFSSFMAPGQQHCIVPYDNFYTVNVGGRRLVDWLRELERGEDPPSVACSGDECSAATP; encoded by the coding sequence ATGCGATCCGTCCTCGCGCTCGCCCTGCTCTCGTCGCTCGCGGGATGCGGTGACGACTCCGACGCGCCGCCGCTGCCGCGCGCCGAGGACCTGCCGCTCGGCGAGTGGACCGAGATCGCGCCAGGCGGCGACACCATCTGCTCGCGCGGCGAGCCGTACTCGTTCTTCGTGCGCCCCGGCGCGGTCGATCGTGTGATCGTCGACTTCATCGGCGGCGGCGCGTGCTGGGACGAGTTCACGTGCAGCGTCGCCGACGCGATCTTCAGCGACTCGGTCGACGAGATCCGCGACGCCGTGCAGAACGCCGAGCCCGCGGGCCTCTACGATCACGAGAACGCCGACAATCCGTTCGCCGACTACTGGCACGTCGTCATCCCCTACTGCACCGGCGACATCCACTGGGGCAACGCGACGACGACCTACGGCGAGGGCGAGAGCGCGGTCACGATCCACCATCGCGGCGCGGTGAACGCGCGCGCCGTGCTCGACTGGGTCTACGACTCGTTCGAGTCGCCGGAGCGCATCCTCGTCACCGGCTGCAGCGCGGGCTCGTACGGCTCGGTGATGTGGAGCGCGCACATCATGCGGCACTACGAGGGCGTGCCGATCCTGCAGTTCGGCGACAGCGGCGCGGGCATCATCACCGACGAGTTCTTCCGCAACAGCTTCCCCTCGTGGAACGCGCTCGAGGTGTTCCCGTCGTGGATCCCGGCGCTCGATCCCGAGCAGCACGACATCTTCGCGATGGCGCTGCCCGACCTCTACTCGGGCATCGCGAACGCGTACCCGACGCAGCACATGAGCCAGTACAACACCGCGCTCGACGACAACCAGACGTTCTACTTCCGCGCGATGGGCGGCAGCGGCGTCGAGGAGTGGAGCGAGCGCATGCAGATGTCGGTCGCGGAGATCGAGGATCGCGCGACGAACTTCTCGTCGTTCATGGCGCCGGGCCAGCAGCACTGCATCGTCCCCTACGACAACTTCTACACGGTCAACGTGGGTGGCCGTCGCCTCGTCGACTGGTTGCGCGAGCTCGAGCGGGGAGAAGATCCGCCGAGCGTGGCGTGCAGCGGCGACGAGTGCAGCGCAGCGACGCCCTGA